CTGACGTGGCGGAATTGAGCCCGGTGTGGGTTGAACTCGATGGCCAATTTCAAGACTTCGAATTCCATAAACAGTACCATGAACTGACGCACAACTTGGGCGTCGTCCTGCCGCCCGAAGAAACGGCCCATCACGATTGGCACGAATGGGCACACGGCGACGCTGCCCATCACGGCAAGCCCTTCGATGAATTCCTCAAGGCCAAGTACGACGCAAAAGTTGCGGAGTTCAATACGTGGAAGGCCAAGCAAGTTGCTCTGGCCAAGCGGCAGCCAGCGAGTACGCGATCGGAAGCCGTGCGCGATGCTAATAAGTACACGTTTGAACAGTTTTTGAAGTCGGGCGATAACGTCCCCGGCGATTACCATGCCTACATGCTGAAGTATGGGACCGATCCGGCTTTTCCTGCAGCGTGGGAAAAAGCGAAGGCGGCCATCGCGACGCAGGGCGTGAAAGACTTCGTCAAGTCGGAAGAGAAAGAGTTTCAGTGGAGCCCCGAGAAGCTCGCTGGGTACAGTAACAATCTCTCCGGCAAAATCTTGATTCCACAGCCCTTCGGTCGGTTGCGCAATCTGCACGAGCGCGAATCGGGCGTGACCATTTCGAAGTACATGCTGATCGAATTGGCCGTCGGTTTGATTCTGGCCATTCTGTTCAGCTGGCTCGCTCGCCGCGTGATTAAAGGCGGCGCACCCAAGGGGCGAATTTGGAATCTGCTGGAAACGTTCGTGGTCTTTATTCGCAAAGAAATCGCTGAACCGGCCATCGGCGGCGGTCACCACGACGAACATCATGATGAGGGCCATGCGCATGGCGACC
Above is a window of Anatilimnocola aggregata DNA encoding:
- a CDS encoding F0F1 ATP synthase subunit A; translation: MADPILHIKDAYFFEVPKVLWPRTFKSAADVAELSPVWVELDGQFQDFEFHKQYHELTHNLGVVLPPEETAHHDWHEWAHGDAAHHGKPFDEFLKAKYDAKVAEFNTWKAKQVALAKRQPASTRSEAVRDANKYTFEQFLKSGDNVPGDYHAYMLKYGTDPAFPAAWEKAKAAIATQGVKDFVKSEEKEFQWSPEKLAGYSNNLSGKILIPQPFGRLRNLHERESGVTISKYMLIELAVGLILAILFSWLARRVIKGGAPKGRIWNLLETFVVFIRKEIAEPAIGGGHHDEHHDEGHAHGDHAEVKHGHKVDAAGNAVALSHDDHAHGAYPHAGPGHSTKPGHHEHHVSPATRFTPLLCTIFFFVLGCNLAGMLPWVGAPTSAWGVTFALALITFATVVIAGMGEFGFIGFFANQVPTMDMPWYMAIVMKPAIFLIEILGLVIKHAVLSVRLLANMVAGHLVLLAIMGVAFGAQAAMTFTAPDGTVGVMWWVAASAAVVGCALLSMLELFVAFLQAYVFTLLSALFIGAAIHKH